The nucleotide sequence GAACGTTAGACGCGACCTTCGCGAGCGTCAGACGCGACAATTCGGCCAACCCGAGTATGCAAATCTTTTACCGGGGCTGTGCAACAAACGGGTGGTCCTTGTTACAATTTCCAGTGGAATTCGGGCGGAACGTTCCGTCATCAAGATGGCTGCCTTCGCAGTCCCCGTCTTGTCTCCACCCCTAATTAGTTTGAATTGCAAGGAACTTACGATGAAGTGGTTGAACCTCATGATGGCGGCTTTGTTCTGCTTCGCGATCGCTGGCTGTGATTCGCAAGAAGGCGTCGTCGAGCAAACCGACGAAGCTGCTGAAGCTGCGATGGAAGCTGAGTACGAAGCCGAGTACGAACAGTACGCTGAAGAAGAAAACTGAGCTTGATCGCTTCGTTTGTGTGCCAAAGTGTCCGGTCGATCACCCGGCTGGACCTGAAGTACACGCAGCCCATGATGCCGGTCGGATCCATGATCCACCGGCATTTTTTTTGTACCCACAGGATTCGCTAGTAACGTGGGAACTTTGAACGCATGATCGCGTCGTTACAGTTTCGCATGCTTGCCGCTGGACGTGCGAAGCGGATGCGTAAGTCTTGAAGTTGCGCTTGTCTGGTAACTCGACGCGTGAGCGAGGAAAAAATGATGTCGACATCGCCTCGCTCACGCTTCGGGTTACCCAAAAAACAATGCCACGGGTAAAAGCGCAACTTCGAAATGCGTGTGCCAGCTGCGAAACGTTTCGTCGATTCTCTTTGGTTTTTCGTCTCTTTGGCTTTTCGGTGGTGCAGTGATGGCGAATCGTTCCCGGGCGTCGGTTTGGTGGTCGCTGGTGATTTCCTTCACAGCGGTTGCGCTGAATGGAGGTCCAGCCCGGGCGGCAATCATCATCTCGGGGTACACCGACGCGACGAACGATCGCTTCACCGATTCAGGCTCGTTTCTGCTGTCCGGCTTTGACTTGTCGGGGATCGGCCAAGATGCCAGCGGCCGCTGGGCGACGGCCATCGGTCGCAACGTGGTGATCAGCGCCGCGCACTTGGCACCCACCGGATCGGTGACGTTCTATCCGGCAAACGATCCGGGGGACGTGCCGGTGACGATCGGCATCGCTGGTGGGCAAAAGATCACGGGGACCGATTTGTGGATCGGGACGTTGGAATCGAATCTGCCCGAAGCGATCACCGATTATGCATTCGCGACGGAGATGCTGTCCGGACCGTCCGAGGCACTGGTCAGTGCGGGGACTTACCAAGGCGTGACGGCATTCACCTTTGGCCGATCCCAGGCAGTCCATCCAGCGACCCGCGACCAAGCCGTGGGCCAAAACCGAATCACGGGCTATGTGGAGAATGTCGATTTCCTGGGAAACTCAGACAACGACAGCCTGTTGATGCAGCGTGACGATCCCGGCGACACAAACTTTGTGACCTATGAATCGTTTTTTCAAGGTGGTGATTCCGGCGGACCGACGTTTGTCGACGATTCGGGCCAGTTGGTTTTGATCGGCACCAACGCGTTCCGGTACGACGCGGACGATCCATTCGCTGAAGACCCGATTACCGGCAGCGGGATCAACTACATCGCTAACCAGTCGGCGTTTATCAACCAGTACATCGAAGCGGCCGCGGTCCCCGAACCATCCAGTTTGGCGTTACTGACCGGTGTGACGGCGTTGATGGTGCGTTGTCGAAAACGAAAGTCATCGTCGCGACGTTGATTTCCAACGGGCATCCCGGACGTTGTTTCGCCAGGCATCAAAAAATCATCGCGGGCACCGATGATCATGATCGGATTGAGGTTCGCTGCACGTTCAGGGAATTTCGGTCACCGATGGTTTGTGCACTCTTTCCACGTCGCCGCCGATCAAGTGGATGACCTGCTTCATATCATCCGGCAACGGAGCGTGGAACGTCATCGCTTGCCCCGATTGTGGGTTGGTGAAGGTCAGCCGGTGTGCATGCAGGGCTTGCCGCGAAAGGAAAACCTTGGCGTCTGGAGCGTCGGTCAATTCGGCTGTCGGCCCGCCAGCCTGGTCGATGCCGCGGCGCAGCGACTCGGCTCGGATCTCACTGTGCCCGGCGTAAAGCTTGTCGCACAAGATGGGGCTGCCGATGTGGGCCAAGTGGACCCGGATCTGATGAGTGCGTCCCGTTTTGGGGAACAACCG is from Crateriforma conspicua and encodes:
- a CDS encoding PEP-CTERM sorting domain-containing protein (PEP-CTERM proteins occur, often in large numbers, in the proteomes of bacteria that also encode an exosortase, a predicted intramembrane cysteine proteinase. The presence of a PEP-CTERM domain at a protein's C-terminus predicts cleavage within the sorting domain, followed by covalent anchoring to some some component of the (usually Gram-negative) cell surface. Many PEP-CTERM proteins exhibit an unusual sequence composition that includes large numbers of potential glycosylation sites. Expression of one such protein has been shown restore the ability of a bacterium to form floc, a type of biofilm.), with protein sequence MANRSRASVWWSLVISFTAVALNGGPARAAIIISGYTDATNDRFTDSGSFLLSGFDLSGIGQDASGRWATAIGRNVVISAAHLAPTGSVTFYPANDPGDVPVTIGIAGGQKITGTDLWIGTLESNLPEAITDYAFATEMLSGPSEALVSAGTYQGVTAFTFGRSQAVHPATRDQAVGQNRITGYVENVDFLGNSDNDSLLMQRDDPGDTNFVTYESFFQGGDSGGPTFVDDSGQLVLIGTNAFRYDADDPFAEDPITGSGINYIANQSAFINQYIEAAAVPEPSSLALLTGVTALMVRCRKRKSSSRR